Proteins found in one Quercus robur chromosome 2, dhQueRobu3.1, whole genome shotgun sequence genomic segment:
- the LOC126707545 gene encoding putative clathrin assembly protein At1g03050, producing MAPSTIRKAIGAVKDQTSISLAKVGSSNSLGDLEVAIVKATRHDEYPAEERHIREILSLTCYSRAYISSCVNTLSRRLSKTKNWIVALKTLMLIQRLLSDGDPAYEQEIFFSTRRGTRLLNLSDFRDITHSNSWDYSSFVRTYALYLDERLEFRMQSRRGKRSAFALEDDDEEASQHNQAPPRATPVREMKNELIFSRMQHLQQLLERLLACRPTGEAKNSRVVIVALYPIVKESFQIYYDITEIMGILVDRFMEQEVQDCVKIHEMFCRVGKQFDELDMFYAWSKSIGIARSSEYPELEKITRKKLEIMDEFIRDKSALAECKKSKPQQEEQKEVPVEENVEDMNAIKALPPPEGFVETSVVEEKKEVEPIKKEEKETKITQQEGDLLNLGEGTITSEEHADKLALALFDGGAQPTNQAPALAWEAFNDENADWESTLVQSASNLSGQKPSLPGGFDMLLLDGMYKQAETNAAIQGPGSGVTGSASSVALGSAGRPAMLALPAPASPEGSSAITSSADPFAASLAVAPPPYVQMSDMEKKQRLLVDEQLMWQQYAKDGMQGQLGIAKMQQHNPYNMGGYTQSY from the exons ATGGCTCCAAGCACAATCAGAAAAGCCATAGGAGCAGTGAAGGACCAGACCAGCATAAGCCTAGCAAAAGTTGGAAGCAGTAACTCACTAGGAGACCTTGAAGTAGCCATTGTGAAGGCAACAAGACACGATGAATACCCAGCAGAAGAGAGACACATACGTGAAATACTTAGCTTAACATGCTATTCACGTGCATATATAAGCTCTTGTGTGAACACCCTCTCTAGGCGCCTCAGCAAGACTAAGAATTGGATTGTGGCACTTAAAACACTTATGTTGATCCAAAGGCTACTCTCTGATGGTGATCCTGCGTATGAGCAAGAAATCTTTTTCTCAACTAGGCGCGGCACGCGTCTTCTTAACTTGTCAGATTTCCGCGACATTACACATTCAAATTCATGGGATTATTCTTCGTTTGTAAGAACGTATGCATTGTATCTTGATGAAAGGCTTGAGTTTAGGATGCAAAGCCGGAGGGGAAAACGCAGTGCTTTCGCAttagaagatgatgatgaggaagCTAGCCAACATAACCAGGCACCTCCAAGAGCTACACCAGTGCGTGAGATGAAGAATGAACTTatattttcaaggatgcagcATTTGCAACAGCTTCTTGAGCGACTCTTAGCATGTCGCCCTACAG GTGAAGCAAAGAACAGCCGAGTTGTGATAGTGGCTCTCTACCCCATTGTGAAAGAGAGTTTCCAAATATACTATGACATAACAGAAATAATGGGTATCTTAGTAGACCGCTTCATGGAGCAAGAGGTCCAAGACTGTGTGAAGATCCACGAGATGTTTTGCCGAGTTGGCAAACAGTTTGATGAGCTCGACATGTTCTATGCCTGGAGCAAGAGCATTGGGATTGCACGCTCTTCTGAGTACCCAGAGCTTGAGAAGATTACCCGAAAAAAACTTGAGATAATGGACGAATTCATAAGAGACAAGTCAGCTTTGGCAGAATGCAAAAAATCAAAGCCTCAACAAGAGGAGCAAAAGGAAGTGCCTGTGGAAGAAAATGTAGAAGATATGAATGCTATAAAGGCTCTGCCACCACCAGAGGGTTTTGTTGAAACCTCAGTTGtggaagagaaaaaggaagtAGAACCaataaagaaagaggaaaaagaaaccaaaattaCACAACAAGAAGGTGATTTGTTGAACTTAGGAGAAGGTACAATTACTAGTGAAGAACATGCTGATAAATTAGCCTTAGCCTTATTTGATGGGGGTGCACAACCAACAAATCAAGCACCAGCTCTTGCATGGGAAGCCTTCAATGATGAGAATGCAGACTGGGAATCAACATTGGTACAATCAGCGAGCAATCTGTCAGGGCAGAAGCCATCACTTCCAGGTGGTTTTGACATGCTATTGCTTGATGGCATGTATAAACAGGCAGAAACAAATGCAGCAATTCAGGGTCCTGGCTCTGGGGTTACTGGAAGTGCAAGCAGTGTTGCACTTGGTTCAGCTGGAAGGCCAGCAATGCTAGCATTGCCGGCACCAGCATCACCCGAAGGCAGCTCAGCTATTACTAGTAGTGCAGACCCTTTTGCAGCCTCATTGGCAGTGGCACCGCCGCCTTACGTGCAAATGTCAGATATGGAGAAGAAGCAGAGGCTGTTGGTGGATGAACAATTGATGTGGCAGCAGTATGCTAAGGATGGGATGCAAGGACAGCTTGGAATTGCAAAGATGCAGCAACACAATCCTTACAACATGGGAGGTTACACACAGAGCTATTGA
- the LOC126705478 gene encoding NAC domain containing protein 52-like → MENTFLPPGFRFHPTDVELLNYYLKRKVMGAPSHFQVISELDLYKYSPWDLPGRSQYQSSDNEWYFFCPRNKKHANGSKINRANEFGYWKVSGRDRTISHGEQNLGMKKILVFYTGRPPRGARTSWVMHEYRLLDKDLDINIQDLYVLCRVIYKSGVQSGTPLNQENWDSCQDDMLNNAAFESPQLPDQPPSQHVMADDDQNISMVMKSMPVDTNVFSSSIEAFPILTESSGEFTFSLEGDNNLTKVEETTWPVDNNNKNEYQDLFNFNQSEHEAPPSWDGCDIFKDLEDLGFLAELNKINGHYICNSQAADCVTDQMLLEQNEFLRAAKESEINPNRGFGVHYSEILYDPILDIPMPQSIDGEPMILQEPHWSHEPLDMSSKLNNNFEVTKINEDEVLSHNPATAPWELHKEYESFSVTESGTQSAIYSSLQSLLESIPASHASAVENPVHNSGWSLGVQSFDKLLQINGSSKHPSPTHNYQMLNQPWKRASPGKGYKFVAGLVVLSGTSWFVLVLVFAKIARLLWKMIFS, encoded by the exons ATGGAAAACACATTTCTTCCACCAGGTTTCCGTTTCCATCCAACAGATGTTGAATTATTAAATTACTATCTCAAGAGAAAAGTCATGGGAGCCCCATCCCATTTCCAAGTGATTTCGGAGTTAGACCTATACAAATATTCTCCTTGGGACCTTCCAG GAAGAAGTCAATATCAATCTAGTGACAACGAGTGGTACTTCTTTTGTCCCCGAAACAAGAAGCACGCAAATGGTTCAAAGATAAATCGTGCTAATGAATTTGGATACTGGAAAGTTAGTGGAAGAGATAGAACTATTTCTCATGGGGAACAAAATTTGGGAATGAAGAAGATCCTTGTCTTTTACACTGGTCGGCCGCCAAGAGGTGCCCGAACAAGTTGGGTAATGCATGAATATAGACTACTTGATAAGGACCTCGATATCAATATACAG GATTTGTATGTACTCTGTAGAGTTATCTATAAGAGTGGTGTACAGAGTGGAACACCATTGAACCAGGAAAATTGGGACTCATGTCAAGATGATATGCTAAACAATGCTGCTTTTGAATCACCTCAACTTCCTGACCAGCCCCCTTCACAGCATGTGATGGCTGATGATGATCAAAATATATCTATGGTGATGAAAAGCATGCCAGTTGACACAAACGTCTTCTCATCTTCGATAGAGGCTTTTCCCATTTTAACAGAGTCAAGTGGAGAATTTACTTTTTCCTTAGAGGGTGACAATAACTTAACAAAGGTTGAAGAAACTACTTGGCCTGTcgacaacaataataaaaatgag TATCAGGACTTGTTCAATTTCAATCAAAGTGAACATGAAGCTCCACCAAGTTGGGATGGTTGTGATATATTCAAAGATTTGGAGGATCTTGGCTTCCTGGCAGAACTTAACAAGATTAATGGTCACTATATCTGCAATAGTCAGGCAGCAGATTGTGTTACAGATCAAATGTTGCTTGAACAGAATGAGTTCTTGAGAGCAGCAAAAGAGTCTGAAATTAACCCTAATAGGGGATTTGGTGTGCACTATTCAGAAATATTATATGATCCAATACTTGATATTCCTATGCCTCAATCAATTGATGGGGAACCAATGATCCTACAGGAACCACATTGGTCACATGAGCCTCTTGATATGTCTTCAAAG CTGAACAACAATTTTGAAGTAACAAAAATTAATGAAGATGAAGTATTGTCTCATAACCCAGCTACTGCTCCCTGGGAACTACACAAAGAATATGAAAGCTTTTCTGTTACAGAATCTG GAACACAGAGTGCCATTTATTCAAGTCTCCAATCCTTATTGGAGTCCATCCCTGCAAGCCATGCCTCAGCTGTAGAAAATCCAGTTCATAATAGTGGCTGGTCCTTGGGGGTGCAATCCTTTGATAAACTATTACAAATTAATGGCTCAAGCAAGCATCCTTCACCTACTCATAATTACCAAATGCTTAATCAACCTTGGAAGAGAGCTTCACCTGGAAAGGGATATAAGTTTGTGGCTGGCCTAGTCGTGCTCTCAGGGACATCATGGTTTGTTCTTGTCTTAGTGTTTGCCAAGATTGCTCGGCTTCTATGGAAGATGATCTTTTCTTAA
- the LOC126715860 gene encoding peroxidase 43 — MFLQSSFMGILLVIIVTFFIRTCDGQLAFRFYAQTCPNAESVVLSVVQDAIARDPTVAAALLRLHFHDCFVEGCDGSILIDNGLTSEKRASPHQGLRGFEEIEKAKAELESACPGVVSCADIVALAARDAVALANGPGYQVLTGRRDGRVSNIELAAAMPDVNDSIQLLKAKFLEKGLTEKDLVLLSAAHTIGTTACFFMNKRLHNFFPNVEGVSSDPSINPTFLPGLEARCPKDGDVNVRLAMDSGSEQLFDINILQNIRNGFAVLASDARLNDDETTKSVIDSYFSLPSPLSAQAFEVDFADSIVKMGRIGVKTGFQGEIRRVCSSFN, encoded by the exons ATGTTTTTACAATCATCATTCATGGGGATTCTCTTGGTTATCATAGTAACATTTTTTATTCGGACTTGTGATGGACAACTGGCTTTTCGTTTCTACGCACAAACATGCCCAAATGCTGAGTCTGTAGTTCTCTCTGTAGTTCAAGATGCCATTGCCAGAGATCCTACTGTGGCTGCTGCCTTGCTTAGGCTCCACTTCCATGACTGCTTTGTTGAG GGGTGTGATGGTTCGATTTTGATCGACAATGGTCTAACTTCTGAGAAACGAGCATCGCCACACCAAGGCCTTAGAGGGTTTGAAGAGATAGAGAAAGCCAAAGCAGAATTGGAAAGTGCGTGTCCAGGAGTGGTTTCTTGTGCAGACATAGTGGCTTTAGCCGCTCGAGATGCTGTAGCCTTG GCAAATGGACCAGGATACCAAGTTTTAACAGGCAGAAGAGATGGCCGGGTTTCCAATATTGAATTGGCAGCTGCTATGCCGGATGTGAATGATTCAATTCAGCTACTTAAGGCCAAGTTTTTGGAGAAGGGACTCACAGAGAAAGACTTGGTGCTTCTTAGTG CTGCACATACAATTGGAACCACAGCGTGCTTCTTCATGAACAAACGGCTTCACAACTTTTTCCCAAATGTAGAAGGAGTCTCGTCTGATCCATCTATCAACCCTACTTTCCTTCCAGGCTTAGAGGCCAGGTGCCCTAAAGATGGAGATGTTAATGTAAGGTTGGCAATGGATAGTGGGAGTGAACAATTATTTGACATCAATATTTTGCAAAACATTAGGAACGGTTTTGCTGTGCTTGCATCAGATGCTAGGCTCAATGATGATGAGACAACCAAGAGTGTAATAGATTCCTACTTTAGTTTACCCAGTCCATTGTCTGCACAAGCTTTTGAGGTTGATTTTGCTGATTCCATTGTCAAAATGGGTCGGATTGGTGTTAAGACAGGTTTTCAGGGAGAGATTAGGCGTGTATGTTCATCTTTTAATTGA
- the LOC126715861 gene encoding glycine-rich RNA-binding protein RZ1A translates to MSEEIEYRCFIGGLSWSTSDRGLKDAFDKFGKLLEAKVVVDKFSGRSRGFGFVTFDDKKAMEEAIDEMNGMELDGRTITVDKAQPHQGSGRDYDGGRDRDRGRDRDRGRDYGGGRGSNGGECFKCGKPGHFARECPSEGSRGGGRYGGRDDRSGGGGGGGGGSGRYGPDRNGDRSSGRSRDSGSRASSGADRYSRDRGGPYERRGGGGGFRSG, encoded by the exons ATGTCAGAGGAGATAGAATACCGCTGCTTTATTGGTGGCCTCTCATGGTCAACATCGGATAGAGGTCTAAAAGATGCATTTGACAAGTTTGGAAAGCTTCTTGAAGCAAAG GTTGTTGTTGACAAGTTCTCTGGGCGTTCTCGTGGAtttgggtttgtcacttttgatGATAAGAAAGCAATGGAAGAAGCTATTGatgaaatgaatggaatggaattagatGGGCGAACTATTACTGTTGATAAAGCTCAGCCTCACCAAGGTTCAGGTAGAGATTATGATGGTGGTCGTGATCGTGACCGAGGTCGTGATCGTGACAGAGGTCGTGACTATGGAGGTGGGCGTGGATCTAATGGTGGGGAGTGCTTTAAGTGTGGGAAGCCTGGCCATTTTGCTAGGGAGTGTCCAAGTGAAGGCTCTAGAGGCGGTGGCAGGTATGGTGGTAGGGATGATAGgtctggtggtggtggtggtggtggtggcgggaGCGGGCGTTATGGTCCTGACCGAAATGGAGATCGGTCTAGTGGGCGTAGCAGGGATTCTGGTAGTCGTGCAAGTTCTGGAGCAGATCGATACAGCCGTGACCGTGGAGGTCCTTATGAACGCcgtggtggtggaggaggttTCCGCTCTGGATAG